In Pectobacterium actinidiae, the DNA window ATCACTCTCGAATCAGAAGAAACCCGTGTTTTAGATCTGGCCTATAACAAATTTTTGCTAGAGGCTGTCGCTTATCGCACGCAAAGAGCGAAAGAACTAAACGAAACTGCGCATAAAAATGCGCTGCTTGGATATTCTTTGATGGGTGGCAGCTTTGCGCTGGCCACTATTTTAACGCTTCTGACATTCTTCCTACTTCGAGGGATCCTCATCAAACCAATAAATCAATTGGTCCAGAGAATTCAGCGTATTGCGCAGGGTGATTTAACTCAAATGTCAGACCGTTATGGCAGGAATGAAATTGGCACACTAGCCAGCAACGTTCAACAAATGCAGTCTTCTCTGGTCACTACCGTCACTACAGTGCGGGAGAGTGCGGATTCTATTTATCAAGGTTCAACGGAGATATCATCCGGCAACACAGACCTTTCCTCGCGAACCGAACAACAAGCCGCAGCACTTGAACAGACTGCGGCAAGCATGGAGCAATTAACCGCAACGGTGAAGCAAAACTCAGAAAATGCGCACCACGCCAGCCAGCTCGCAGCAAATGCCTCAGGAAAAGCCAAGCAAGGCGGTGAGATCGTTGCAAACGTTGTGAACACGATGAACAGTATCTCTGGTAGTTCAAAGAAAATCTCTGAGATTACCAGCGTTATTAACAGCATTGCTTTCCAAACGAATATTCTCGCACTCAATGCGGCGGTTGAAGCAGCCAGAGCAGGCGAACAGGGTCGCGGTTTTGCCGTCGTAGCAAGTGAAGTTCGTAGCCTTGCACAGCGCAGTGCGCAAGCGGCAAAAGAGATAGAAACGCTGATTTCTGAATCGGTCAACCTGGTCAGCAGTGGTTCTGTTCTGGTTGATAACGCGGGGCAAACCATGAAAGAGATCGTCGATGCCGTCACTAACGTCACCGACATCATGGGTGAGATTGCTTCTGCATCTGACGAACAGAGTCGAGGGATTACTCAGGTCGGTCAGGCAATATCTGAGATGGACAGCGTGACACAGCAGAATGCTTCGCTCGTTCAGGAAGCCAGTGCTGCTGCCGCATCATTGGAAGAGCAAGCAGCATTGCTTACCCGTGCAGTTGCGACATTTAAGTT includes these proteins:
- a CDS encoding methyl-accepting chemotaxis protein → MDMKITSRSEQHAETGMLSNLRLVPLFIIILGGIMLLFAASIGTSSYFLQTSNQSLDDVTQEIDTRMGISNSSNHLRTARLLLIQAAAAARIGDSQVFNDNLKQAEQRLEQSKKAFLVYEQRPVKTPQDMALDGDLRKSYDAYVNQGLILMLTAAKQGLFEEVITLESEETRVLDLAYNKFLLEAVAYRTQRAKELNETAHKNALLGYSLMGGSFALATILTLLTFFLLRGILIKPINQLVQRIQRIAQGDLTQMSDRYGRNEIGTLASNVQQMQSSLVTTVTTVRESADSIYQGSTEISSGNTDLSSRTEQQAAALEQTAASMEQLTATVKQNSENAHHASQLAANASGKAKQGGEIVANVVNTMNSISGSSKKISEITSVINSIAFQTNILALNAAVEAARAGEQGRGFAVVASEVRSLAQRSAQAAKEIETLISESVNLVSSGSVLVDNAGQTMKEIVDAVTNVTDIMGEIASASDEQSRGITQVGQAISEMDSVTQQNASLVQEASAAAASLEEQAALLTRAVATFKLSSHLSAPTRPNAQAVKGRSSLALPRQANTENGNWETF